In Podarcis raffonei isolate rPodRaf1 chromosome 11, rPodRaf1.pri, whole genome shotgun sequence, the sequence GTCATCTTCCTCGCCACTTAAGTCCAATTCATGGCTTTCCTCAAATTCAACATTTCTGTTTCTTGTTTGATCGTTTTTGGAAGGTTCATGCTCAGTGTTCTCTAGACTTTTCTGAATCCTATGACAAAATACACAAAGTATCATTTCTCCAGCTTTCATCCCTGAATTTTGAAACTGGGATGTGATGCAGGAGGAGAAGAGACTTTTCATACAAATATTtcatacaaatatttttattgacttacgtatttacttacttacttacttacttacttacttacttacttacttaatataccgccctatacccgcaggtctcagggcagttcacagaataaaatcaaaatataaaaccacaaaatacaatatcaaaataaaaacaaccactacccaataacctccctcccttaaaaaacacacattttgataTCAgccaaatcaaccaaaggcctgattaaaatggaacgtttttgcctggcacctaaaggtgtacaaagaaggcaccaggcgaacctccctggtaAGAGctttccacagacggggagccactgcagagaaggcccgttctcatgctgccaccctctggacctcttgaggaggcagcacacaaaggagggcctcggaagatgatctcaggatccgGGTAAGGTCATATGGCATAGactagggcaggcatgtccaacttggAGTAGCCTGTGGTCTGCGATCCActataaaaactggcagtgatctaccacccaGGGATGGgtacagggtgggtgggtgcgcaCCGCCGGCTGCTTCTCCTGAGGAGGCAGGGATGGGTGGGCACTGGCTGTTTCCCGAGGGGACAGAGATGGGTACAGGCTGGGCGGGCACTGGCTGCTTCCCCTGAGGGGGCAGGGCTGGGTACAGGGTGGGTGGGCGCTGGCTGCTTCGCCCGATGCCAGATGCTCCCCCCGCCCTTGTCAAAGGGAGCCGTGCAGGCAATCCTGATCCCGCCTCCCCCCTCAAAGCAGATGGGCTGCAGAACTCTGGGCGAtgcttctcctctcccccaccccccaaccagcgctctctctctctctctctcacacacacacagcatgcctTTCCGTCTGCGTGTGCCTccgccctcttcctcctcccgccGGCTTCTCCTTCTGCCTTTGTTGTGCGCGTGCATCTTTCACGCCCAGCTCCCGTTGCCTTTCTGGCTGGTGAGGAGCCTCCTGTGCtctggctgcctcggcccgcgatCGACCAAGATCAACCCTGCAATTGACCAGTCAACTGCGGTCGGCAGGTCCGACATGTCTGATCCGGGGCAACCATGAGGGTAATGCAACCTCAACCcgtcagtcatgctggccagaacAGCACAGTAATGCTTCGTGGGAAGCAAGGAGAAACTGCTGGTGTGGGGGTAATAAAGAGAGCTGTTCTGCTCTATATAGCCTAACCTAGGTCcggtttctcttttctgtttaatGTATTAACTATGAAGCATCATTTGACACATCTAAGGCATTTGTCATCCATTTTTTATCTGTCTCAGGattgcagtacctcaaggaccgcctctccccatggGAACCAACCTGCAAGagatttggagggtggcaacatgagagcgggccttttctgtggtggctccccacttgtggaatgctctccctggtgaggcacatttctcttttcccaggtctttggctaattaaacaatctatggctttttaatCTGGGGGGAGGtaactgtttttgtttcttactatGTTATTCATTTGGGGGTTTTATACTGTTAATTGTCCTGTGATCCTTGGCAGAAGGGCAGCAGAAAAATTTactaaatgaaataaagaaataaaattttgTTTAGTGTTCGCATGTGGGCAACAGTTTTAATCATAGGCAGTTGACCAAAATGGGAAGgtattttttgttattaaaaaaaattgagcTGTGCTCTCATATGCCATTAAAGGAGAGTGCCCACAATTCACATAGCATATCACTGAATACCAGTATCTCCTcctggtttattttttaatgcctAGGTAAGTGCTGACCCTGCTGTAATATTACTGGAAACAATTAGCCTCCAGATCTGGAAGCATTTAAGAATATAGGAGTTCCTGAAATGACCCAgatattatgtgttttgtgtgtgagagaagagaTTGCTCACTACAAGTGAGGTCGGCATCCAGGTAGTTATCAGTCATATAACCCATTTCTGTAAAAATGCTATAGATATGCTAGTTAggaagaaaacagcatttttccaGTAACACATTGTTGTCTGACTGTTGCAAAATTGATGCATATCAGAACAACTATATTGAAAAAACTCATAGCATGTTTTAAAAGCTATTGTGCTAAAAATCAACATTTGGTGAGGTGCTTAAAAATGATTTCCACAAACAGCTCAATTAGGTTAACTCTGGTAGTTCCAGCCTAGTCATGTATATAAATAGATGCAGCCAAGGTGTGAGCATTTGCATTACTAATGGAACTCCTTTATGTAACCAAACTCGTAGTTTCATCAATGTGCCCCATTTTGTTGTAGCAAATTACCATTTGGCCACTTTACTGGAAAAGGGAAGGGTCCAAGCCTGTGGTTAAGATGGCAAACCTAGGCATCCTCATGTGGAAGCACTGAAGTTGATGACTCCTCCTCTCCCACAACTGTCTAGCAACAATCATTCCATCAGGATACAAAGACCTAGGAAGCAAGGCCACTCGGTTGGCTCTATTAAGAGACCAGATTCCTCTGGTTCCCTCACTCTCTTCAAACAGTTTCCATTCATACTGGTTATTATGAGACTTTGGTGACTTCAATAACTGGTGCCTGACTTGGTtagttttcctcttccttcctcttcccgcCTTTTGGAAAAGCTGAAGAGGAGGCGGCGTAAGAGGCCACACTTACTTCTCCAACCAGCACTGCAACACATCTGCCCAAAGAGAGATGGAGGTGCTTCACATGCAGGAACAGCATTTGCACGGCACAAGGAGACCGTGCCAAAAGACACAAGAGCTGCATTTTGGCCGTGATAAACAAGACACATGGAGCATGGCAGATGCTTGCGTTTCCTTCCCCTTCCACCTCACATTCAAAGCTACTCCAAGACCAGTTAAGATGATTATTACACACATCAAATCTAAGGTATAGATCACGAAATAAGCAGGGCTGGACAATTTAACTTTCACTGCCACTGTGAGGAGGAACCTGATACTTCCTCCCAGCTCTGGAGCTTGGTCCAAGCCTGGATTCTGATGTGGCTTTGAACTTGCTCCCGCCTGCCCATTAGGCAAGGAAGGTCCAGGCATCAGAATGTTTCTGGCTGGACACCAAAGTTTGCCAACACCTGTGTGAAATAAATTGGGATACACAAATGTTAAGTGAAATGCTTACGGAATCacaatttcttctttctttccacaTTTAGCACACAGCTCTAATTCATGAGCACACAGTTTGCAGATGATGTGGTAAGAATCCTTTACAGTCTTCTTCAGACATTTGACACtattaaaagaaacacaaaagttGAATTAAAATGGTTAACCAGACTGTTTGTTACAAAAGATCGCTGCATATCTTTCAAATTTCAGATAGCCGAGTAAGAGAGATGtttgaatgattttcagaagctttGAAATCCTGTGAGAATGAGAGGgttttgcttgtttctttcttcttcattttgcAATATGTAATACCTCCTTTCTTCCCAAAGGGTTAGAGAAGgttcccctctcctgcattacaTTCTACATCCCTGGCACAAGGCTTCTTGAAAGCAGATTTTCCAGCTGCACATATTCCCCAGACGCACAAAATGTTAAAAAGACAAACCAACACAAAGAACACTTTGCTGGTTGCTTATACCCTGTATCAGTGGCAGTTTCTTCAGGAGTCAGTAGTTCTCATCTTCTCTACAGTAAGGTAACAGCCCAGTATAAATCCCAACTCAGTGACACTGAGCAAGGGCCACTGGCTTACTCTGAAAGTTATCTATCAAATTCTGCTACTTCATGAAACTTGGGCCACCAAAACATAGCCCTGACTTCTAAACATAAAATTGCCTTGTACGTCCCAATGAGTTTGGCAGGACTCACTCCTATGGAAGTGTACATAAGAAAGCAGCCTGAGTCACAAAGGTCGTTTCAAACACACCCTTTCCTCCTCGCAATAGAGACTTTGAGTGATACAACACTTTCAAAAACAAAGGCAAGCCCAAAGATTGTCTATAACTGCAAGGCGTTCCTCTGTATGAATCACCTAGTGTTGCAAAGGTATTACTCCTTCTGAGAAGCAAATGACACATTGAGCAAAAACCACAAGTCACAAAGCCcagatttttgttttgtattaatGAAAAGCAGACAGGCTTGATTGTAAGTGAATGGAAAGGGAGTGCTTAAATCTCTCCCTCTCAAAACGGTTTCCTCCCCATGCAGGGTCCTGCATACCCTATCATTGCCCTGCTCAAAACTGCAGACTCCTGAGGTGCttctcatttaaaaataatacactGAAGCTTATTTACATGCATGCCTGCATACATCATTTGTCTCTGAATGTATGGAAGAGCAACTAATGATTATTCAAGCAATGGAGGTCTAAGATAGTTCAAAGTCCACTGAAGACTATTCACCTAGATTAATTTTAAGGAAGTGTTCCATAGCTCCAATTTAATGACAGTCTTTACTTTGCATGGCTTTTGTATCAACATTTCTTCAGCATGCCTCATTACTCAcaaatttatttcatgaaatcacAAGACTGTGGCTGTGTCCACACCTTGGGTCACCTTGACATCTGAATACAGTCAAGTATCTTCAGTACATACTGGTCTGCACTGAGCACATGTAATAACAGCAAAGTAGTAAGCTATGGAACAATATTTACTCACCATTTTTTAGGTTGCGTTAGTGGCTTGTATTTGTTGAATTTTACACGCCATTCCAGGACTTCCTTACAATGCTGACATAGCCCTTCATGGATTTTTGCATTAATTTTCTAAAAGGAATATGAAGAGTTTGCATTTGCTTAGTTGAACTTGAAATACAAAATCTCACAAATCAGTGACAACTTCATTATTTCTAGTTTTGAAAACTTTAAGAAACCATATGCGATGTAATGTGTATGATCTATGAAAAGCTGTTCAAAATTTTGTCAGCATTAGTTACACTGTTTTCTGGATTGCTTGAGGAAAGGCACATGCTATGATTTTTATGGAAAGAATGAACCAATCTACTTATTGTTTGACTGCAGACTTAGTTGGGTACATTCAAAAAAGCTTTCTGGATTGCAGCCAAAAGCCTTAGAAATACCTGGTGAGATTTCTCACGTCACCCTTTTAACCAAACACACAGTTCCATATTAAACAGCTTTTGGAAATCCCATCAGCTGTGAGTCAGACACATGTTGTCAGACACAGATGGCTGAAGAAAAGAACTAGCAATATTATACCACCACCAAGGGCTCCAAATAAAAATCACAAccattctctgcttggcctccgTCACTGCAAGGCAGGGAGTTGCAAGGAtgaagggaagcatttgcaaatgtTCTCTCCAATCAGTCAAAATTAACACTGCTAGCAACTTTCTTATTAGAGATGTTTACAGTAGTGTTAAGCATCATGTATTAGCATGTGAACATCACCATGCTAGGCTAGTTTGACACTCTGGCCAAACATCAGTGCATAGTAAATTTCCCCTTGTACCtactgagagagagaggtgacTCAGCTATTCCAACAGTGAGCAGGAAGCTACTCATCCTACTATCGCAACATTATCTCCGCAAGAACTCGACTCCTTGTTGACTAATCAGATTTAactccataagaagagcctaatGCATCATGCCAATGGCTCATATATTCCAGTATCCTGttatcacaatggccaaccagatgcatgtgggaaatctgcaagcaggatttgagcacaagagcagacTCAGGGTTGCCACCTGTATAACACAggattgtcctgtatttcaatgtaaaattcaATGTAAaatccattgtgtgtgtgtgtgcgtgtgacaaattccagagatGCAATCCAGTTAGGttgcaatagattgtaatgggTTGCTTTcaagtcacttcagcaccagaatttttaaaaaaactgtcccCCAACCGCACCGCCCtaccctgtcctgtattttgccagaacaaaggtgggaAGCCTAAGCTCACTCGTCTCTtgtggtattcagatgcattgctgatgtagtggttaagagcagtagtctcgtaatctggggaaccgggttcacgtctccgctcctccacatgcagctgctgggtgaccttgggccagtcacacttctttgaggtctctcagccccactcacctcacagagtgtttgttgtgggggaggaagggaaaggagaatattagctgctttgagactccctagggtagtgataaggcgggatatcaaatccaaactcttcttcttcttccagctgtggaggcacatCATAGTAagctcctccgtgaatttgtctgatcATATCGTCCTGCCGCCTGTGggtgctgtgtgaataagtatttatttttatcttccctgaaccttccaacattcagtttaaTTGGATGTCCGTGAGTTGTACTGTTAGAGATGGATAAAAACTCTTCCCTATCCACTTTTCCATGCCAtggataattttataaacttctctaATGTCACCTTATACACagattcagaattcaaaatgaccataacagattggagaactgggcccaaagtaAGTTTCAATAGGTACAAACAATAGGAGTCAaacttacaagaaagaagattccgactaaacatcaggaagaactttcggacagtaagagctgtttgagagtggacTGGACTCCCTCAGGACCTTGTgagctctccttccttagaggtttttatgcagaggttggatagccatctgtaagggggttgggctagatgacccttggggtccctttctaACTCAacacaattctgattctatgaacatTTGGGAATCACATGTGCAGCTGATGGTCCCAAACTGCCAAGCGAAGGCTCTGATGAGTATTAAGATTGCCTTTGCTGATGTATTGCAGAAACAACAGTGAAAATTATATTTCATTAGGTACATGCACAATTCCTTTAGCCCCTTATAAGCATATTCTTTCTTGTATTTATCCTGTCCTCGGACCGTTAGGACAGCGTGGAGTTAAGACTGGCACTATGCTCTCAAGTTTATTTTTCACAGCCATAAGAACCAGAAACACAGTTTAAGAAACAAAGCAACAACTACCGGTAAATGTGAAAGCTGAGCTTTCACAATTATGAATTCCACATCTGCTACGGTTACCCAAATGATATTCACTACAATACAGCAGATCAGgagaaagtaaagtaaaataaataaatagataaataaataagaaaaagtcAATGAAAAATAACTGCTTTAGAATGCAAacagttttgtttctgtttgtaaGGGTGGTTTAAATTGCCTGTATTCATCCCATTAAAGTTTCTTCATGGAAACAGTGTAAGCACTGAGAAAACTAAGATGACTCAGacttcaaggtcaagtgttggcaggaaaaacaaagcaattttttaaaagaaaaaaatgctttgcataTTACAAATGTATACAGTTAAAATTACAAACAATTCATATCACAGAAAACACAAAGCAAAGAAGAATTTGCAGGGGCATGATAATAGCATCAGTAGAGATATAATGTGGAAAAtagcgcttttttttttttttgcaaaggcaaAAGAAAAACTTGGATAAGCCCAGTTCAAAAGCTAAGGTTGTAAGGCTTGGAGTGGGAAAGATTAACTGTAAGCTAATTTATTGCAAAGGCCATTGTGGCAATCATGATGGGTACAAAGATTTTAGACTAGAAGAGGAAGTTAGCTTTTAAGCCatttaattcacacttcctgaatatATTAGCTAGAATTGTGAGGTTTTTATAAGGCACTTAGCTAATTTTAACTGCACAATCCAAAGAAAGATGCTACACAATGAAAACTGTCTAATTCCTTCCTACAAGAAGCCTTCAGTATTTTGTTATTGTATATTGTTTACAACTGAACTAATTACAATCCAATAGATACATTTATGTGATTGCAATCACAATTTGTTATaacaaaatgtaattttaaaaaatatgaattgtCAACATTCTGAGGATCGTAGTCTATAAATTTGAGAATTCTACAATGGTCCCCGTCACTTGATTCAAATGTTGTCACTATGTATTATTACATATTAAGAAAAGATAAAAGCGCTATTCAGTTTGTTAATGGTTCAGAAACTTGAAGGCAGAAGTTAAATGTGGAAAGACTAGAAGCAGGGACCCAAAAATGAGATGCTTAAGGGACACTTGACTAAATGGCATTCTCCTGAAGAAACAGAGGAGAATTGTAATGTCAGCAATTTTCTTGCATTGTTGTCACAGCTCGTGAGAAATGGGAAAAGGGCTGTGCTACCACAAAGCGTGCTGGTAGTCACATTACAGCCTTCAACTTATGCGAGACAATAGAatcagaaatatttatttaccTGATCTACCTAGTGACATTTGCTTGTCTAGCCTTCCAAGTTCTATTATCAAACAAGAATTACAGCGGTAACTCAACTACTGAAGAGCCACTGTATTGCGGTTAAggcttacagtcatacctcggcttacagacgcttcaggttctgttttttcgggttgcggaccgccgaaacccgaagtaccggaatgggtttcTTCCGGGTCTCggtggtcacgcatgcgcagaagcactaaactgcgctttgcacatgtgcagacacgccaaatcgcaacccgcgcatgcaccaacatgctgctgtgggttgcggacgctgcgggttgcgaatgtgcattccgcacagatcacattcgcaacccgagcgtccactgtacagggaaatgatacatacagtggtacctctggttacatacttaattcgttctggaggtccgttcttaacctgaaactgttcttaacctgaggtaccactttaactaatggggcctcctgctgccgctgcgccgccagagcacggtttctgttctcatcctgaagcaaagttcttaacccaaggtactatttctgggttagcagcgtctgtaacccgaggtaccactgtaatgaaatgaaaaaggtgtttaaaataacattcgtaaaaaacccagaagattttctcttgggaattacaGGGGCAGAACTACTTAAACTgtacagaaacttattcatgtatgtgactactgaagtaagaatgttacttgccccaaaatggaaagaagtagtattcccagcaaaggaagaatggatacaaaaacttatggaatatgtagaaatggcgaaacttactggaagaataagaaatcaagataacctttttataaaagaatggaaatggtttattgagtatttagaaaaattgtaaacagataaaaacattgttaggattattgtaatagcctatagtttcataagagtatatatttaaagaagatgaataaatgaccaaattaagttaatttggatacgcaaaagatattaaaaataaatttaaggaatcgcagaaagagggggaaggaagtcaagttttgaaatgtcaaaatgattgtaaaatcagtgaaatgtataaatctgaaaagtataaatgactttttaaaaagaaagaatggcAGGGATAGGAAAAGGCTGATTTCCAGTTTCCACAGGCTGGAATTATACAGGTGGGAGCTGGCTGCTTTGTATCTTATATTTCTCTCTGTTGCTTTTTTGCACTAAAAACATGGCATTTCAAGTGGGCAGGAATTAAAGTATCACTGAGAAGTTTAACAACATCCTCTTGCTTTTTAATTGTTTCGGTAGTATGTGGGCTATACCATTAGTTTTGGCTAACAGGTTTTTACATCTAGATACAGATCTCTGAAAAgaaacatcatagaatcatagagttggaagagaccacaagggccatcaagtccaaccccctgccaagcaggaaacaccatcagagcactcctgacatatggttgtcaagcctctgcttaaagacctccaaagaaggagactccaccacactccttggcagcaaatcccactgtcgaacagctcttactgtcaggaagttcttcctaatgtttaggtggaatcttctttcttgtagtttggatccattgctccgtgtccgcttctctggagcagcagaaaacaacctttctccctcttctatgtgacatccttttatatatttgaacatggctatcatatcaccccttaacctcctcttctccaggctaaacatgcccagctcccttagccgttcctcataaggcattgtttccaggcctttgaccattttggttgccctcttctggacacgttccagtttgtcagtgtccttcttgaactgtggtgccgagaactggacacagtactccaggtgaggtctgaccagagcagaatacagtggcactattacttcccttgatctagatgctatactcctattgatgcagcccagaattgcattggcttttttagctgccgcgtcacactgttggctcatgtctagtttgtggtcaaccaagactcctagatccttttcacatgtactgctctcaagccaggtgtcacccatcttgtatttgtgcctctcatttttttttgcccaagtgcaatactttacatttctccctgttaagattcatcttgtttgttttggcccagttctctaatctgtcaaggtcgttttgaagtgtgatcctgtcctctggggtgttagtcacccctcccagtttggtgtcatctgcaaatttgatcaggatgcccttgagtccatcatccaagtcgttgataaagatgttgaataagaccgggcccaagacagaaccctgtggcaccccactagtcactcttctccaggatgaagaggaaccattgatgagcaccctttgggttcggtcagtcagccagttacaaatccactgagtggtagcatagtcaagaccgcattttaccagcttctttacaagaatatcatagggcaccttgtcaaatgccttgctgagatcaaggtaggctacatccactgcgttcccttcatctaccaggcttgtaattctgtcaaaaaacgagatcagcttagtctgacatgacttatttttcagaaatccatgctgactattggtgatcacagcattcctttctaggtgctcacagactgtttgcttaatgatctgctccagaatcttccctggtattgatgtcagactgactgggcggtaattatttgggtcctctcttttcccctttttgaaaatagggacaacatttgccctcctccagtctgccgggacttcgcctattctccaggaattctcaaagatgactgccagtggttctgagatcacatctgccagttcttttaatactcttggatgcagttcatctggccctggagacttgaatacatctaaaccagccaagtattcttgtactatctccttagttattctgggctgtgtttcctctgctgaatccagaatatgcagttgggcaaatctccagggccgaaTGGCTTaatctcaaaatattatagatccttgaaggattggataattcaaccactaaaggaggtttgtaatgaaatattggaggggaaaaaagcgccagaatcgtggaaggaagcttatattacgcttataccgaaaactgagtctgaaaagacacaacttaagaactaccgccccatatccctgctcaatgtggattacaaaatatttgctgatattttggctaaaagattaaaaaaagtattagtggaagagatacataaagaccaagctgctttctcccaggtagacacttgtctgacaacacgaggaatataattaacattttggagaagttgcaagtgaacattaatactaaagcagtcttaatttttgtagatgcggagaaagcctttgataatatttcttggagtttcatgaagaaaaatcttcaggggatgggggttggtcaagggtttgaaaatggtataagtgcaatttactcagaacaaaaggctaaactaatagttaacaacgtggtgacagaggaatttaagatagagaaagggacacgacaaggctgcccaatttccccattgctttttatttcggtcctggaggttttgctaaatatgatcagaagggaccgcttgattaaaggtatacaggtcggagccaaacaatacaaattgaaagcttttgcagatgacttagtattgacgttacaggagccagaatctagtactaaaagagtattagaattgattcaagaatttggtcatgcggcaggatttaagttgaacaagttaaaaactaaagttcttgagaaaaacttaacaccgtttgagaaagagaggtttcagaaggagacaggtttaacattggttaagaaagtaaaatacctgggggttaatatgactgctaagaacttaaacctatttaaagacaattatgagaaatgttggtcagaagtgaaaaaggacttagaaatatggtcaaacttgaagctttccttgttgggtcgaattgctgctataaagatgaatgtattgccaagaatgttatttttgtttcaatcattgcaaat encodes:
- the C11H9orf85 gene encoding uncharacterized protein C9orf85 homolog; translation: MSCPRGNVARTRPQRHQNAQAFRNDRHDASARRKKINAKIHEGLCQHCKEVLEWRVKFNKYKPLTQPKKCVKCLKKTVKDSYHIICKLCAHELELCAKCGKKEEIVIPIQKSLENTEHEPSKNDQTRNRNVEFEESHELDLSGEEDDDLDLLVKKIINLKPERT